CAAGTACCGCGGCGAGCCGAGCACGCTCGTGGTGGGTGACGACAACCTCGTGCGGGAGTACGTATCGCTGAACCCCGGGACCACCGGGGGCGGCATGGAGACGCGTATCGGCAATGGCTGTCTCTTCATGGTGTCGTCGCACGTCGCGCACGACTGCCGGGTGGGAGACCACGTGATCCTCGCCAACGGGGCGGCGCTGGGCGGCCACGTCACCGTGGAGTCGTACGCGATCGTCAACGGGCTCGCCGGCGTGCATCAGTTCGTGCGGGTCGGCGAGTCGGCGTTCTGCGCGGCGGGCGCCATGGTGTCGCAGGACGTGCCGCCGTTCTGCACGGTCGCCGGCGATCGGGCGCGGCTGTACGGGCTGAACCTCCTCGGGCTGCGCCGGCGCGGCTTCGAGACCGACACGATCGTAGCGCTGAAGCGCGCCTACCGCCTGCTGTTCCTCGGCCGCAGCGCGCAGCGTGAGGCGCTCGAGCGCACCGAGGCCGAGCTCGGGCAGGTCCCGGAGGTGGCGCGGATGGTCGGCTTCGTGCGGGCTTCGGAGCGGGGGGTCTGTCGGGCGTGAGCGAGCGCATCGGCCTCATCGCCGGCAGCGGCCGGTTCCCTGTCCTGTTCGCCGAGACGGCGCGCCGCAACGGCGTGAAGGTCGTGGCCGTGGCCCACGGCGGCGAGACCGACGAGCGTCTCGCCGCGGTGGTCGACTCGATCACCTGGGTAGTGCCCGGCCAGCTGGAGGCGCTCATCGCGGCGTTGAAGGCGGGCGGCGTGCGACGGACCGTCATGGTCGGCGGCATCGCCAAGCCGAAGCTGTTCCGCGAGTTCCAGCCCGACGCGCGCGCGCTCGCCGCCATCATGCGCGTCGGCAAGCTGCGCGACGACCTCCTCCTGCGCGCGCTCGCGGAGGAGCTCGAGTCGGAGGGGATCGCGGTCGTCGAGTCCACGCTGTTCCTCCAGGAGATCGTGCCGCAGCCCGGCGTGCTGTCGCGGCGCGTGCCCACCGAGGAGGAGTGGCAGGACATCCGTTTCGGCTTCCGCGCCGCGAAGCTGATCGGCCAGTTCGACATCGGCCAGAGCGTCGTCGTGCGCGGCGGCGCCGTGGTCGCCGTCGAGGGCATCGAAGGCACGGATGCGACGATCCGCCGCGCCGGCCATCTCGTGAACGGCGACATCGTCGTGGTGAAGGCCTGCAAGCCCACCCAGGACCTGCGCTTCGATCTGCCGGCGATCGGCCCCGAGACGATCCGCACCATCGTCGAGATGCGCGGGCGCGTGCTCGCCGTCGAGGCCGGGCGGACGGTGGTGCTCGACCGCGCCGAGATGCTGGCGCTCGCCGATGCCGCCGAGCTCGCCGTCGTGGCGGTCGATCCGGCGAAGGAGGCGCCATGAGCGCGCGTCTCCGCGCGGCCGTGGTCGGGGTCGGGTACCTCGGCCGCTTCCACGCCCAGAAGTACCGCGCGAACCCGCAGGCCGAGCTCGTGGCCGTCGTCGACGCCGACCCGGAGCGCGCGGCGGTCGTCGCCGGCGAGCTCGGCGTCGGGGCGCTCGCCGACCACTGGCAGCTCGCCGGCCGGGTCGACTGCGCGAGCGTCTCGGTGCCGACGCCGCTCCACCACGACGTCGCACGCGATCTCATGGAGATGGGAATCGACGTGCTGGTGGAGAAGCCGCTCACCACCACCGTCGAGGCCGGCAAGGCGCTCGTCGAGCTGGCGGTCCGCGGGGGCCGCGTGCTCCAGGTCGGCCACCTCGAGCGCTTCAACCCGGCGATCCAGGCCATCGTCGGACGCGTCACGCAGCCGCGCTTCCTCGAGTGCCAGCGCCTGGCGCCGTTCAGCGAGCGCGGCACCGACGTCGACGTCGTGCTCGACCTGATGATCCACGACCTCGACCTGATCCTCTCGATGGTGCAGTCGCCGGTGCGCGCCGTCGACGCCATCGGCGTGCCGGTGCTGACGCCGTCGGTCGACATCGCGAACGCGCGCATCCGCTTCGCCAACGGCTGCATCGCCAACGTCACGGCCAGCCGCGTCTCGCTGAAACGCGAGCGCAAGCTACGCCTGTTCCAGGAGGACGCCTACCTGTCCGTCGACTTCGACGAGCGGCGCGTGCGCATGTGCCGGCGCGAGCCGATGCCCGACGGCCAGTTCTCGCTCAGCTTCGAGGACCTCGAGGTGGCCGAGGGGGACGCGCTACGCCTCGAGATCGACGCCTTCCTGCGCGCGGTGCGCGCCCGCGAGACCCCGCCCGTGTCGGGTTGGGACGGCCTGCGGGCGCTGGAGGTCGCCGAGGTGATCCGGGAGAGCGTGGAGATGGAGGTGCGCGCGGCCCAGGCAGCTGCTCCGGGATGACCGTGCCGGCCGACGCCACGACCGCGGTGCCGGCGGCGGCCCCGCGCCGGGTGATGCTCGTGGCCGGCGAGGCCTCGGGCGACGTCCACGGGGCCGACTTCCTGCGTGCGCTGCGCCGCCGTCTGCCCGACGTCGAGGTCTTCGGCGTCGGCGGCGAGGAGCTGCGGGCCGGGGGCATGCAGACGTTCGCCGACGCCGCCGAGGTGGCGACGGTCGGCGTGATCGAGGGCGCGCGCAGCCTCGGCACCCTGCTGCGGCTCTATCGTCAGCTCGTGCGCCGGCTGCGTGAGGAGCCGCCCGACCTCTGCGTGCTCATCGATTTCCCGGAGTTCAACCTCCGCCTCGCCGCGCGCGCGAAGGCCGCCGGCGTGCCGGTCCTCTACTACATCGGTCCGCAGGTGTGGGCCTGGCGGCGGGGGCGGGTGCGCAAGATCGCCCGGCGCGTCGACCGCCTCGCCGTGGTGTTCCCGTTCGAGCCCGACCTCTATGCGGGGCGGGGCGTCGGCGTCGAGTTCGTCGGCCATCCGCTGCTCGACCGGGTCGCGGTCACGCGCGGGCGCGACGCGACGCTCGCCGCGCACGGTCTCGATCCGCGCCGGCACACGGTGCTCCTCCTGCCCGGCAGCCGTGCGAAGGAGATCGAGTACATCCTGCCGCCGATGCTGGGCGCGGTGCGCAGCCTGGCGGCGGCGATGCCCGACCTCCAGTTCGCGCTGGCGCTCGCGCACACGGTGTCGCGCGCGCACCTCGAGGCGACGGTGGCGGCGTCGCACCTGCCCGTGCCGGTACCGGTGATTCCGGGCGACGCCCACAATCTCATCGCCGCGGCCGACGTCGCGCTCGTCGCGTCGGGTACCGCGACGCTCGAGTGCGCGCTCCTCGAGCGGCCGATGGTGATCGTCTATCGCCTGTCGCCGCTCACCTACGGGCTCGCGCGCATGCTGGTGCGGGGCGTGTCGCACGTCGGCATGCCGAACATCGTCGCGGGACGCGAGGTCGTTCCCGAGCTGCTCCAGGGCCGTGCCACCGGGGCGGCGATCGCGGCGGCGGCGCGCGCCATCCTCGACGATCCGGCGCGCCGGGAGCGTATGATCGCCGACCTGCGCGAGGTGCGCCGCCGGCTCGGCCGCGGCGGCGCCGCGGATCGGGCGGCGGCGATCGCCTGCGAGATGCTCGGGGTGGGGGCGGCGTGACGTCGTACCGGCGCCTGCTCGCCTACCTGCGCCCCTACATCTGGCCGCAGGGCGTGGTGGCCGTGCTCTTCATGCTGGCGTTCAGCGCCACCGAGGGCGCGGCGCCCTTCCTCGTGCGCTTCACCTTCGACAAGGTCTTCACCGAGCAGAACCCGGACAACCTGAAGATCGCCGTCGCCCTGGCGCTGCTGCTCGGCGTGGTGCGCGGCGTGGTCGGCTTCGTCGCCTCGTACCTGAACGACTGGATCGGGCAGCGCATCGTCACCGACCTCCGCAACCAGGTGACGACCCACCTCCAGACGCTCGACCTGGCGTTCTTCAACGGCCAGCGGGCGGGGCAGATCGTCTCGCGCGTCACCGCCGACGTGACGCTGGTGCGCAGCTCGGTCACCGACGCGGTCCGCTCGCTGTTCCAGGACTCGACGACGCTGATCGTCCTCATCGGGACCGCGATCTACCTCGACTGGTTCCTCGCGCTGCTCGCCATCCTGCTCTTCCCGATCGCCGCCGTGCCGATCATCACGTTCTCGCGCCAGCTGCGCCAGAACGCCCGCCGCCAGCAGGAGGCGACGGCCCGGCTCAACGCGATGCTGCACGAGAACATCCAGGGCAACCGGGTGGTGAAGCTGTTCGACCAGGCGGCGTACGAGGCGGCGCGCTTCCACGCCCAGGACGAGAAGATATTCCAGCTCTACATGCGCAGCAGCCGGCTGCGGTCGCTGCCGGTCACCGAGGTCCTGGCGGGCTTCGCGATCGCGGGCATCATCTGGTACGGCGGGGCGAGCGTCATCGCGGACCCGGCGCGCAAGGGCAGCTTCTTCGCGTTCCTCGCGGCGGTCGTGTTCCTCTACGACCCGTTCAAGAAGCTGGTGCGGACGAACTACACGATCCAGCAGGGGCTCGCCGGCGCCGAGCGCGTCTTCGCGCTGCTCGACACGCGTCCGGCAGTGGCCGACCGTCCGGGCGCGCGCGAGCTCACGACCGTGGGCGAGGGCGTGCGGCTCGAGGACGTGGGGTTCGCCTACGAGCCCGGACGTCCGGTGCTCGAGCACGTCGACCTCGAGATCCCGCGCGGCCACGTGGTGGCGCTGGTCGGCATGAGCGGCGGCGGCAAGAGCACGATCGCCGATCTGATCCCGCGCCTCTACGACGTCACCAGCGGCCGCATCACGATCGACGGGATCGACGTGCGCGACCTCACCTTGACGAGCCTGCGCCGGCACATCGCGGTGGTCACGCAGTTCACGTTCCTGTTCAACGACACGGTGCGGGCGAACATCGCCTACGGCGACACCAGCGCCGACGCCGCGCGGGTGGAGGCGGCCGCCCGCGCCGCGAACGCGCACGACTTCATCGCGGCGCTGCCGAAGGGCTACGACACCGCCATCGGCGACCTCGGCGTGCGGCTCTCGGGCGGCCAGCGCCAGCGCCTCGCCATCGCGCGCGCGCTCCTCGCCAACGCGCCGATCCTGATCCTCGACGAGGCGACGTCGGCCCTCGACACGGAGTCGGAAGGCCTCGTCCAGGAGGCGCTGGAGCGTCTCATGGCGAACCGCACGAGCGTCGTCGTCGCGCACCGGCTCTCGACGGTGCGGCGCGCGAACCGCATCGTCGTCGTCGCCAACGGCGGGATCGTCGAGTCGGGCACGCACGACGAGCTGCTGGCGACGGGCCGTGAGTACCGGCGGCTGTACGAGCTCCAGTTCGGCGAGACCGCGGAGTCGCCGGACGAGCCGGCGTCGCGACTCGGCGGCGGGCGGGGCTGACCATGGCGACGGCCCGCGACGGCGGGGGCACGGCCCGGCGGGCGGCCGCCCGCGAGAGCGCGCGCGCCGAGGGCTCGGCCTTTCGCCGCCGGTGGACGTGGCGCGATCGTCTGGTCGTCGCCGTCGGCGGGGCCCTCATCGCCGCCATCCTGCGCCTGCTCTACCGCACGCTGCGCCTCGAGGTGGCCGATCCGGCGGGCGTGCTCGCTGCGCGCGCGCGCGGAGAGCGCGTCGTCTGGGCGACGTGGCACGAGGGCATCATCCTGCTGCCGCTCATGGTCTGGAAGGTCGATCCGCGCCTGCGCCCGCGGGTCATGCTCTCCTGGCACCGCGACGGCGAGATTGCGGCGCAGGCAGTGCGCCGGTTCGGCGTCGAGGTGATCCGCGGCTCGTCGACGCGCGGCTGGCTCGGCGCGCTGCGCGGGCTGCTCGACGCCGACGCACGCGGCGAGGACCTCGTCGTCGTGCCCGACGGGCCGCGTGGGCCGCGGCGCGAGGCGAAGGACGGCGTCGTGCAGCTCGCGCGCGCCACCGGCCTGCCGGTGGTGGCGATCGGCATCGCGGCCAGCGACGGACATCGCTTCGGCACCTGGGATCGGCTGCTCCTGCCGCGGCCGTTCGCGCGCGCCGCGCTCGTCCTCGGCTCGCCGGTGGCGGTGCCGCGACGGGACGTGGGCGACGCGCTCGGGCGCGTGCAGGCGGCGCTCGCGGCGGCGACCGCGGCGGCGGCGGAGATCGTCGGCAAGGCGGTCTGAGTGAGCCTCGTCGAAGCGGCGTATCGCGGCGTCATGGGCGGGGCGGCGCTGGCCGCCGGTGTGGCGGCGGCGGTCCCGGGGCTGCCGGTCGGATGGCGGGCAGCAGGCGACCGGCTCGGCCGCCTCGACGCCGGCGAGCGCGCCGCCGCGTCCAGCATGCCGGCGCTCTGGATGCACGCCGCGTCGGTGGGAGAGCTGACCGCCGTACGCCCGCTCCTCGGCGCGCTGCGCGAGCGCTTCCCCGGACGCCTGGCGGTGGTGACGACGCTGACCCGCACCGGGCTCGCGCTGGCGCGCACGCTCCCGGAGGCACACCTCGCCTTCCTCTTTCCCCTCGACGCGCCGGGGCCCGTCGCGCGCGTGCTCGACACCCTGCGCGTCGAGGCCTTCCTCTTCACCGAGACCGAGATCTGGCCGACGACCCTGGCCGCCCTGGCCGCGCGCCGCATCCCCGCGCTCATGGTGAGCGGCCGGGTGAGCGCGCGCACGGCGGCGCGGGCGCGTTTCCTGCGGCCGCTGTTCGCGCCGGCGCTCGAGACCGTCACCTGCTGCATGCAGACGCCGGAGGACGCCGCCCGCGTGGTCACGCTCGGCGCCGACCCGCGCCGCGTGCAGGTGGCGGGCAGCCTCAAGTTCGAGGTCGCCGGCACGCCGCCGCCGCCGGCCGTCGAGGCGCTGCGCGCGCGGCTTCTCGATCGGCCCGTCCTCGTCGCGGGCAGCACGCACGAGGGCGAGGAGGAGGTCCTGCTCGACGTCGCCCAGCGGCTCGCGCTCGGCCATCCGGGGCTCGTCCTGGTGCTGGCCCCGCGGCATCCGGAGCGGCTCGAGCGCGTCGCGGCGCAGGTGCGGGCGCGCGGGCTGGCGCTGCTGCGCTGGAGCCGGCTGGAGTCGGACGCGCTGCCCGAGGCGGCGGCCGGCGTCGTGCTGCTCGACGAGATGGGCGTGCTGGCGCACGCCTACGCGCTCGGCCGGGTGGCCTTCGTGGGCGGGAGCCTCGTCCCGGTGGGCGGCCACAACGTGCTCGAGCCGGCCCGGGCGAGCCGTCCGGTCGTCGTCGGGCCGCACACGGCGAACGCCGCGGACGCCGTCGACCGCCTCGTCGCGGCGGGGGGGGCGATGCGCGCAGCGTCGGCCGACGGCCTCGCGCTCGCGCTCGATCATCTCCTCGGCGATCCCGCCCGCGCGCGCGAGATGGGTCGGCGCGCGTGGGGCGCGGCGCAGACGGGGCAGGGCGCGCTCGAGCGGCACCTCAAGATCATCGCCGCCCGCCTCGAGTCGGCGACCTTCGCCCGCGCCGCCTCGGGATGAGCGCCGACGGCGGCCTGCACGACGCCGTCACGGCGGCCTGGACGTCGCCGGCGGTGGCGGCGCGGGTGGCGCGCGCGCTGCTGCTGCCGGCGGCCGGTGCCTACGCGGCGGTGATCGCCGCCCGCAACGCGGCGTACGATCGTGGCTGGCTGCCGGCGACGCGCGTGCCGGCGCACGTGGTGAGCGTCGGCAACCTGACCGTCGGCGGCAGCGGCAAGACGCCGCTGACGCTGTGGATCGCCGAGCAGCTGCAGGCGCGCGGCCACCGCGTGGCGATCGTCGCGCGCGGCTATCGCAAGCGGCTGCGCGGCGTCGTCGTGGTGTCGGCGGGCCACGGGCCTCTCGTCTCGGCGGCGGACGGCGGCGACGAGGCCGTCATGCTCGCGCATCGCTTCGCGGGGCCCGTGGTCACGGCGGAGCGGCGCGCCGAGGGCGCCGCGCATGCCTGCACCGCGCTCGGCTGCGACACCATCGTGCTCGACGACGGCTTCCAGCACCGCGCGCTGCGGCGCGACGTCGACGTCGCGGTCGTGGCCGACGACCCGGCGGCGGCGCACCTCCTGCCCGCGGGCAGCCGGCGCGAGCCGTGGTCGGCGTTGCAGCGCGCGCAGCTCGTCGTCGCCATGGACGGGGCAGCGGTGCCGGTGCCGGGTCACCCCGTGGTACGCGCCGCCACCCAGCCGCTCGCCCTCGTGACCGCGCACGCCGACGGCTGGGAGGCCTCGCCCCTGGCGGCGCTCGCCGGCGCCGAGGTGGTCGCGGTCGCGGGCGTGGCCCGCCCCGGCCGCTTCGTCGCGACGCTCGAGGCCCTCGGCGCGCGCGTCGTCGCCACCCTGGCGTTCCCGGATCACCACGCCTACGGCCCCGCGGATCTGGCCGCGATCGGCGCCGTCGCCGCGCGCGGGCGCCTGGTGACGACGGAAAAGGATCTGGTGAAGCTGGGCGGCGCGGGGCTTCCCGGGCTGTGCGCGCTGCGCATCGGTGTCGCGGTCGCGGACCCCGCGGCGCTCCTCGCGCGCCTGGCGCCGTCGGCGTCGGGCTCGGTGGCATTCCCGCCGGTTTGACGATAGACGGCAGCCCATGGCGATCCATCAGGAGCTGCTCGAGATCCTCGCCTGCCCGCAGTGCAAGGGCGAGGTCGTCCTGACGGAGGCGCAGGATGGGCTCGTGTGCGAGGCCTGCAAGCTGCGCTATCCGATCAAGGACGACATCCCGATCATGCTGATCGATGAGGCCGAGCGCCTCGCCTGAGCCGACGCCGGCCGGCCCGAAGCTCCTGGTCGTCCAGACCAGCTTCCTCGGGGACGTGGTGCTCACGACCCCGCTCCTCACGGCCCTGCGGCAGCGGCTCCGCCCGCGCGAGCTGGTGGTGCTGGTGCGGCGGGACGCGGCGGCACTGCTCGCCGGCCATCCCGACGTCGATCGCGTGCTGGTGGACGACAAGCACGGCGCCGAGCGCGGGACAGGCGGGCTCTGGCGCGTGGCGCGGCGCCTGCGTGCGGAAGGGTTCGACCTGGTGGTCTCGCCGCACCGCTCCCTGCGCACGGCGCTCGTGCTCGCGGCCGCCGGCATTCCGCGGCGGGTCGGGTTCGACGTCGCGCGGGGCGCGTGGCTCTACCACGTGCGCGTGCCGCGCGACCGGCGACAGCACGACGTGCGCCGCAACCTCGCGCTGCTCGCCGCGTTCGGTGACGTGCCCGAGCCGCCGCCGCTGCACCTGCCGGTCGACGCCGGGGCGGCGCGGCGCATCGCCGAGCTGCTGCCGCCGGGCGCGGGGCCGCTCGTGGGCCTGGCGCCGGGCTCGGTGTGGCCGACGAAGCGCTGGACCGTCGACGGCTTCGCCGCGCTCGCGCGCGCGCTCGTCGCCGGGGGCGCGCAGGTCGTGCTCGTCGGCGGGCCGGACGACGTGGGGCGCTGCGCGGCCGTCGCGACGGCGGCGGGGGCGGGTGTCGTCTCGCTCGCGGGACGCACGGATCTTCCGGGGCTGGTCGCGCTGGTCGATCGGCTCGCGCTCCTGGTCGCCAACGACAGCGCGCCGATGCACGTGGCGTGCGCGCGCGACGTGCCGGTCGTCGCCGTGTTCTGCGCGACCACGCCGGCCCTCGGCTACGGGCCGTGGGGGCGTCGCACGGCGGTGGTCGAGGCCGATCTCGCATGTCGGCCGTGCGCGCGGCACGGCGGCCGACGCTGCCCGCGCGGCACCGAGGACTGCATGCGCCTCGTGTCGGCGGCGGCGGTGTTGGCGACGGCGCGCGCGCTGCTCGGCGGGCGCATGGCGGGCTCGGCGGCATGAGCGGGACGCCGCCGCCGGTGTGCGCGGTCGTCCTGGCGCAGGGTGATCACGCGCGGCTCGCGCGCGCCCTGGCGGCCGTCGCCTGGGCGGCGGAGCGGGTGGTGCTCGACCCGGCCGAGCGCATGGCCGACGCGGATCTGCCGGCGGGCGTCGGGCGCTGCGTCGATCCGGCCGCGATCGCGTCGGTGGCGCGCAGCGCGTGGGTGCTCCTGCTGTGCGAGAACGAGGTGCCGTCGCCGGCGTTCGTCGCCGCGGTCGTGGCGGCGGTGGACGACGTGCCCGTCGCCTGGGCCGTGCGCCGCGACCTGCACGGGCTCGGCGTGCAGCTCGCCATGCGCGGCGCACCGGTGCGGCTCGCCCCGCGGCAGGGCGTGCGCGTGTCGCTGCGCATCGGGCTCCAGCTCGTGCTCGAGCTGCCGGCGCCCCTGCTCGTGCAGCGCATCGGCGCGCCGCTGGTCGTCGACTACGTGCCGACGCTCGACGAGGCCGTGCGCACGCTCGACGCCGAGTCGACCACCTTCGCGGCGCTGCTGGAGCGCATCGGGCGCCGGCCGCGGCTGCGCGGGCTGCTGGTGAACCCGTGGGTCGCCGCGGGTTGCGTGCTCGCGGGCCGGGCGGCGACGCGCGTCGGTCTCGGACGGTGGATCCTGGCGGTGCTGCTCGGCTACCGTGTCGTGGTGGCGCACGCGAAGCTGTGGGAGCGGGGACGCGACCGCGTCCTCGCGGCGGAGGCGGCGTGACCTTGCCGCCCGCGTACACGCTGCTGCGCGCCGGCACGGTGCAGGCGGCCGTGCGCTGCGATCTCGCGGATACCCTGGCGGCCTGGCTGCTCGCGCCCGAGCTGTGCGCGCCGGGCGACGCCGAGCCGATCGCCGGCGGCCGCGGCGCCGCCTGGCGGCTGTGCCTGCCGGGCGGCGCGCGCGCGGTGCTGCGCCGCTACCGGCGCGGCGGCTTCTTCGCGCGCTGGGTGACCGAGACGTACGTCGACCGGCCGCTGCGGCCCCTGCGCGAGCTGGCGGTGACGGTCGAGGCGCGCGCGCGCGGCGCGGCGGTGCCCGAGGTGCTGGCCGCGCGCGTGGAGGGCCGCGTCCTCTATCGCGGCGCGATCCTCACCGCCGAGATCCCCGGGGCGACGCCGGTGCTCGACGCCCTGGCCGCGACGCCCGATGCGGAGGCGCGCCGCGCGTTGGCGCGCCGGGCCGGGGAGGCGGTGGCCTCGCTGCACGTCGCGGGGGTCGTGCACGCCGACCTCAACTGCGGCAACATCCTGCTCGCGCCCGGTGCGACCGCCGGCGCGACGGTGATCGACCTCGACCGCGCTTCGCTGCGGCGGGGGCCTCTCGGTCGGTGGCGCCGCCGGCGCGCGCTGCGCCGGCTGCACCGCTCGCTCGCGAAGCTCGACCCGGGCGGCGCGCGGGCCGGCTCCGACGCGGTCGCGGCGTTCCGCGACGGGTATGCGGCGCGGGCGGGGGGACCGTGCGCCTGCTGATCGTGCTGCCCGGCGCCATCGGCGACGTCGTGCGCGCGCTGCCGCTGCTCGGCCGCCTGCGCCGAGCCTGGCCGCAGGCGCATCTCGGGTGGGCGGTCGAGCCGCCGTCGGCGCCGCTGCTCGAGGGGCATCCATGGCTCGACGAGGTGCTGGTCTTCCAGCGCCGCGGCGGGGTGCGCGCGTTCGGCCCGTTCCTGGCGCGCGTGCGCGGCGGGCGCTGGGACGTGGCGCTCGACCTCGGGCGGGGCATCAAGAGCGCGCTCGTGGCGTGGGCGTCGGGGGCGAGCGACCGGCTCGGGTTCGCGCGCGCCGACGGGCGCGAGCTGGGCTGGCTCTTCGCCACGCGCCACCTGGCTCCGCAGGGCGTCGCGGTCGCGAAGCTGGAGCAGTTCCTCGGCTTCGCCGACCTGCTGGGGGCGCCGGCGGCGCCGGTCGAGTTCGGGCTGGCGGCGCGCGACGCCGAGGCGCGCGACGCGGCGGCGCTGCTGGCGTCGTTGCCGCGGCCGCTGGTCGCGGCCTGTGGGCTCGTCGTGTCCGTCGCGCGCGTGGTTCCCGGAGCGCACGGCGGCGGTGCTCGGGGCGCTCGCGCGGCGGCACGGCGGCAGCGCCGTCCTGCTCGGCACCCCGGCGGACGCGGGCTTCGCGACGGCGGTGGAGCGGGCCGCGACGAGCCCGGTGCGCGACCTCGTCGGCCGCACGTCGCTGCGCCAGCTGCTGGCGCTGCTGCCGCACACGGCGCTGGCCTTCGGGCCCGACTCGGGGGCGCTGCATCTCGCGGCGGCGGTCGGGGTGCCGGTGGTCTCCCTATGGGGCGCGACGAGCGCGTGGCGCTCCGCACCCTTCGGCTCGGAGGCCCGCGTCGTGGAGGGCGCGTCGCCGTGCCGGCCCTGCTTTCTTTCGACCTGTCCGATCGGTCGCGTCTGCATGCAGGCCATCGACGCCGCCGCGGTGCTCGCGCACGCGGACCCGGCGCTGGACGGGGCCGCCGCGGCCGGAGGGCCGGCGTGAGCACGACGGCGACGACGTGGGCGCCGTGGCGCCGCGAGGGCTGGGCGGGAACGTGGCGCCCCGACGCGGGCGTCGACCTCGCCGCCGTGCTCGCGCTGGTCGCGAGCGGCGTCGGGCGCACCTCGCGCACGCGCGCAGCGTCGCCTGCGACCCCCGCCGGCACGGTGTGGGTGAAGTGACGCCCGCACCCGGCGCGCGGCGGCGCGGCGCGCCTTCGCTGCACCGGGCGCTCGCCGCGGCCGGATTCGCGGCGCCGGAGCCGCTGCTGCTCGGGACCCGCGCGCGGGCCGGGCTGCTCGTGACCGCCGACGTCGGCGGCGAGGAGCTGCTCGCGGCGGTGGTACGCCCGGGCGCCCGCGGCGCGAAGCGCGCGCTGCTCGCGCACCTGGGCCGCGAAGTGGCGCGCCTGCACCGCGCCGGCTTCGTACACGGCGATCTCGTGCCGCCGAACCTGCGCGTGCGCGGCGGCCAGCTCGTCTTCCTCGACAACGACCGCACGCGGCGGCTGCCGTTCGCCTTCGGCGCGCGGCGCAACCTCGTGCAGCTCGGACGCTTCGTGGTGCCGGGGCTGAGTCTC
The sequence above is a segment of the bacterium genome. Coding sequences within it:
- a CDS encoding 3-deoxy-D-manno-octulosonic acid kinase codes for the protein MTLPPAYTLLRAGTVQAAVRCDLADTLAAWLLAPELCAPGDAEPIAGGRGAAWRLCLPGGARAVLRRYRRGGFFARWVTETYVDRPLRPLRELAVTVEARARGAAVPEVLAARVEGRVLYRGAILTAEIPGATPVLDALAATPDAEARRALARRAGEAVASLHVAGVVHADLNCGNILLAPGATAGATVIDLDRASLRRGPLGRWRRRRALRRLHRSLAKLDPGGARAGSDAVAAFRDGYAARAGGPCAC
- the waaF gene encoding lipopolysaccharide heptosyltransferase II; its protein translation is MRPSASPEPTPAGPKLLVVQTSFLGDVVLTTPLLTALRQRLRPRELVVLVRRDAAALLAGHPDVDRVLVDDKHGAERGTGGLWRVARRLRAEGFDLVVSPHRSLRTALVLAAAGIPRRVGFDVARGAWLYHVRVPRDRRQHDVRRNLALLAAFGDVPEPPPLHLPVDAGAARRIAELLPPGAGPLVGLAPGSVWPTKRWTVDGFAALARALVAGGAQVVLVGGPDDVGRCAAVATAAGAGVVSLAGRTDLPGLVALVDRLALLVANDSAPMHVACARDVPVVAVFCATTPALGYGPWGRRTAVVEADLACRPCARHGGRRCPRGTEDCMRLVSAAAVLATARALLGGRMAGSAA
- a CDS encoding glycosyltransferase family 9 protein gives rise to the protein MGSSCPSRAWFPERTAAVLGALARRHGGSAVLLGTPADAGFATAVERAATSPVRDLVGRTSLRQLLALLPHTALAFGPDSGALHLAAAVGVPVVSLWGATSAWRSAPFGSEARVVEGASPCRPCFLSTCPIGRVCMQAIDAAAVLAHADPALDGAAAAGGPA